Part of the Zingiber officinale cultivar Zhangliang chromosome 8A, Zo_v1.1, whole genome shotgun sequence genome, TATCTTCCCCCTTCCCTCAATATAGTATCAGTACGACAATTTTCTGAAGGCTCGGCGATTACCGAGAGCAGGGCGACGCATCTATCCTCAGAATGAAGGCAGGCGTCTCGCAGGCGCCGGGGGATTACGTCTACTTCAAGTCGCAAGTACCTCTCCACAAAATCTCCGTATGATTCGTCGACCCGCTTTCTTAATTCTCGTCCTGGCTTTGACGTTAGTATTTTAGATCCCTTTCTTTTTGACAACTTATTAGTTCTTATTTATTCGTTCCGATCCTCGATTGATCGAGTATTAAAATACTAGTATGTGCGTTTTTGGGTTGTCGAAAACTACTCGCAAGTTAATTTCTCCTATCTTCCCTTGAGCTAATGGCTTTGTTTCAAGCGGCAGTTGTAGGTTTGCTCCGTAATTGAGGAATGGGGTAGTCAATTCCTGGAAAATGTTAGTTGACATTGCCTCATTTCCTGGTTGGAATGTATAATAGAAAGATATGTTTACTGAATCTTCTTTCTTTTAACTCATAAGACTAGGGATGCTCCAAGCTTTGATTCTATTGGACCTGCAATTATACATTATTTTCTTCATAACTGTGAACTTGTTGATCGTGGTCCAGTTGTTATGGTGAAAATGTTGGATCTTGGAGTGTTTTGATTGTTATCAGCATAATGCTGGACTTTAACTGATCTCACTTCTTAACACCCGACAAACATTAATTATACATGTTAGGAATCATGTTGTAGACAACTTTAACTAATTAGgccaatgacatgatattttaaagatagacattttttttttttcaacacggAGTCTTATTTTTAATCAGACACATTATTTTCATGCTTTCATATTATTTCAATAAATCacgttaatattttttattttgttagcaCAAGAATCCTTATCTTTCTACAATTGCAATAATCTTATTAGTGTAAAATACTTGTGAGTCGGGATGTTAGTAATGCTTAGTGGATTGCCATAGTTTGACTATGATAGATTCATCTTTTCTTTTTCTGAGATTGTAATGTATGTTatccatttgatttttttttttcttttttgtgaaGATTGGTAACAAGCAATGGAGATACTATGACTTTGGTCCTAAATCAGTGCCTCCTCTTATTTGCATCCCTGGAATTGCAGGAACTGCAGATGTCTATTACAAACAGATAATGTCACTTTCCATAAAGGTATTTTTTCAATCCTTTACCTGGCATTGATGTTATTTAGTCCCCATTGCCTTGCTATGATTGTGAAGCTAGATGTTTGATATAGTTCAAATGTGTCCAATTCTTCTGTAGTTTAGCTGCCACTTGTTTTGTGATTTTATTGGGAAGTCAAGTTAGATCTTTGATATTCTTCAAATAATGTGAAAATATATGCAATATTGAAACATATGTATCAGGATTTCACCTACAAAAATCATTAAGTGTTCAGCTTCTGGTCTGTGATTCTATCTTGTTGGATTctgtttttcttttataatttttttttttttgaatattgaGTTGAAATATTAGTTCTATGGTCTTAAGGGTTAATTGGTGCATGGTCAAAATGTTTCATTCTATTTgccaaccaatacaaaatactatGTCAGTACAGTTGCTTTTTTGTTTGCACTGGCAGTCTTCGATAGTGCCAATCCACAAGGCTTCTCTGGGTCAATATCTATTGGAACTGACTGAGATATAACTAATCTTTTCCCATGATTTGTTTTTCGATTTTGTCAACAAATAATGGTGAAGTGATGAAACACTAAAAATGAAAGCAAGATAAGGGGAAGAGGAGAAGCACCTGCCAACATTCGAGATAGAAAAATTCTCTTCCATGATTCATCCTTTAATTTTGTCTACATTATCATGGGGAGGAGATGAAAGACAGAGGGGAAGAGGACATACACTAATCGGAGCATAAGTAGTGACTAAGAGGAGAGATGCTAGAGTTAGAGAAATTGAATCCATATCTTATTCCTATGTGCTTTAATTTCAATTGTGTTAGTCCAAGTTCTACTATGAGTGGCCAATTGAGATATAATTATGGATATGTGGAGATATATTTATAGGTATGTGGATAGTTCAATTTCAACTAGGAGCGCTATTTCATATGATTTGACGCACACACTCATTTTGTCATCAGGAAGATATGATTAGTATCATGACCATAATCAAATAAGCAAAGGATTCAAGTATCAACCAGATCAGTAGAATTGACGAAATCAAAATCGGCGGGaaccaaaaaaaatgaaaaaaaaaaaaataaaataattctatATAAGAGATTAGAAGTATATTACAACAAATAACAAAATAATACTTTTAGTATAAATTGCTCAATTATACTAGattgttaatatatatatatatatatatatatatatatatatatatatatatatatatatgataaaagtgtcattattttttttttttaatgttatagGATCCAGTTGGGTCCTTAACTACATTCAAATTGCGTTTTAGTTAAAGAACAACTTAGGACCATTGCTGATAGAGAGAGTTTATCATGTTCTTGATCTATAATAATCTCATGATCCATAATAATATAGTTTGATCTATAGTGAGTGAGAGATAGGTGAGACTTCAAGTCTAACAAGTAATGATAAGGTTAAACGAGTTATCCTTGCCAATTTAGGAGGATTCATACAGGTTTTTAATGAAAGGCTTGATTGGCTAACTTTTTTTATGCCTTATTAATTTAACTGAATTTTCACTTGATTTCATCTATTTTCATTCTCAATTTAACAATTTTTTTGTGGGTTCaaatcaattttcaaacataGTCTAATTAATTTCTAGCAAGCTTCTCTAAATCtatagtttctagatttcttctcAATCTCTATGAGCCGTTGCTTTCTTGGAGAAAATTAATAGAATCAGTCCTACCGTTGTTGTTACGAATCCAACTGTGGCAAATCCTTATCGATATTGACCAATGATTAGTTGAATGCttcttatatttttataatttattgctccaaaattttaatataattgctGAAGACTTGTATTTTAATGGAAATAAGTTAGTAAAAGAGGATCGTAGGATTTAAACTGAAGTGTGCATAGTGTCAACACGATGTCATATCAAAATTGTACCATTATAGTTAGAGATTGAAATGCTACTGTTTTGGTCTGTGATCAAAACTAGACTGCTCTGGCCAAAGATTGAATCTTGAGCAAGAAAAGATACTTTAAACTTCTTCTATCACAACAATTTCCTGGATTTTTTCCAAGCAGTGAAGCATGGTTAAATATATCAGTTTTAGCCTTGCATAAGGCAATCTTCCTTTGGCACTAATTACACTATTaccttttttatgaatttttgatGCATTGCTTTTGCTATACGAATCTAGATGGCATTTTGAGccataattattttttctttgcaGGGTTACCGAGTGATTTCAGTTGATATACCGCGCATTTGGAATCACATGGAGTGGGTTCAGTCATTTGAGAAATTCCTGGATACGCTTAGTATCTATCATGTATGTATATGCATATGTTTCACTTAATTATTCTCTTCTTCATTGTTGAATTGACTGGTTTACACCTTTTTgcattttgttaaaaacttttgcAGATTATAATTTTATGATCTGTAACTGTTGTGGTAGATTGATGAAATACACTTCCTACAGGCTGCACTCTATGCTCATGTAGTTAAATACTAAATGCCAAGGTTCAATGGGATTATTATATTTGTATGGTTGTCTTGAAGATACCATTGGAAGTTGGATTCTGCTTTTCTGAAACAAAAGCATCTGCAGTTTTATTTTTGTGAAAGatcattttgaaactcaagtcATAGGTATGGTTCAGGCCCTGCTTGTGAGTATAGATATCGGCATCAAGTTATAGGTGACCATGGGGCGAGACAAACAACCCAATAGAAGTATTGCCATGATCAATTCAACTTTTGATCAGACTATTATTTGCTCATTTGTTTTGGATGTTCATACCAGTTGACAAATCCTTTTTAACGCCTTGCCAAAAATTATACTTTTCCTTCATCTCCACATTCCATGGATGATTAGTCATTTAACAACATAGTATCTATTTACATATTACATGAATTAATGTTAAGTTTACACTGATCATGTGTAATTATGCCTATCTCTAACTATATGAGATGGGCATGTGAATAAATCTAGAGGGTTCATCAGCATCAGTTGGGTTATATCCAAAGGCCATGTCCCATACACTTATGTTCTGATGTCTCTTCTACTCATTAGCATTTCTTAATATGCTGTAACTTGACAGTTTGAACTAGGCTGTGGTGTTTAGCCAACAATACACACTATCCTTTTAGTAAATTTTGAAGGACATTATTAAGTTACACATTGTAAGCTCTATGGCATTGATTCTTGAAGTGTTATTGAGCTATATGGATATAATAGATGCCAAATGGATATATTAAACGTTCTTTTCTAAATGTAGCTCAAACTAATGGAACTTGAGATAATTTTTTTGAGGCACAAAAATGTTCAAGTACATGTTCATGTTCAGTGAGGATATAATTAACTGTACCTTTTGGAACTAaactcattttttaattttatttaatgaatgtAGACCACAACAGATTAACAAGTAATTATACTGTATGCCAGATACATCTTTATGGAACTTCACTTGGTGGATTCCTTGCATTAGTCTTTGCGCAACATCGACCAAGGCGAGTTAAGTCGCTTGTTCTTTCAAACACATTTTTGGAGACGCACAAGTTTGCAGCTGCCATGCCATGGTCTCCTatgtatgttttattttctttactgCAGATTGGATGAGGGTTTAAGAGTTCATTTCAACTATTATTGTTAATTGGTTTTTTTTGACCATTTTTTTATGCTAGTTGGAATTCATCCGTGTGTTGTTGAATTAAATCCTTGTTGTGTTGCTTCAAAGGGCAACTCTGTACATAGGCCTTGAGCAAAAGTGCAGGACAGTCAAATTTGTATAGACTTGTACTGTTATGCCTCAAGTATGTGATATCCAGACTTTAATGGAGTACATAGTGACATGGTCATGGTTGTGTTAAACTGTTTGTACCTTATGATAAACTGGTTTTGTCTATACTGAATTGACGTAACATAGCTAATATTAGTATCTTCTATCAAATTGTTCAATGATATTATCTGAAACAATATTGGTATTGCTATGGCAGAAATTAGAAAGTGGCAAAACAAGTCGCTACTGGTTTGGTAAACCGTGAAGTTGCCTACCACATTTTTCATCTACCACTCTAAACAGTGGAACTAACATGGCTTGTTGTTATTGAGTCTAAAAATAGAATTGCCTTTGAACATTCTTGCTGATCATATTGCAGTGTTAACTGGACGCCTGCTTTTCTGTTGAAGCGATACATCTTATCAGGAATCCGTGATGGTTCACATGAACCATTCATTGCTGACTCTATAGATTTTGTTGTTGGCCAGGTACATCCATATTTTTTTTGTGACAGATAAAATTACTTTAAGCtttttcttgttttacttttgttGAGCTGTGCAATGATGCCAACCTACTTTAGTTTAAACAGTAAGATGATaggaacttagttttttttttaaaaaaatttaaggttgCATATCTTTGATTATATTGGTTTGTCTACATCTCTCGTAATCATTGATTCTAGTTTATGTTAAAGTCttgtttttttttgcaaattcagCTGCTCAAATTGGTACAAATGTATCTAGAATAGTTACAATGTAGCATGTACTTATtcaattagattttttaaatatacTATGCAGTCATTTAGTTTTGATTTCTAACCTTATTAAGATAAGCCTTAGTTTGGTTGGTAAATAAATTGACATATTTTGCACTGTTAGACTATTTccatgattgaaaatttagaagcTTTTTAACACGCAGGTGGAGATTTTATCAAGTGATGATTTATCCTCAAGGCTAAAGTTGAATGTTAATGCTGCATCAGTTGGACCTCTTTCGCTCTCAGATTCCTTCATCACAATCATGGATGTAAGTCCTGGTCTGATATTGCTTAACCTTTAGGGTGTAGCAGGATGCAACAATATATATGAAATTGAAAAGGCAAGGAAGAGATCATGACAAACTCATTTATTTACGAGCACTATTGGAAGAGAGAACATATGCATTAGAATATACATAGAGGCATGCAAAATGTTTTGTGCCTTTTTCATCATTCAGTGCTTATTTAGAATTGTCTCCAATGATGATTTTCTTAACAAAGATAAGTTTCTACTTGTGCCAAATGCAATTGTACCATCTAGAAATGTTGCAATTCTTAATAATATGCCCTAACTACAATCAAATAGATCCAATGATTTGTGAACTCAgtagttcttgcacacttaactATGAAATAGATTGAGCTTGATGGGATATTATCAAACTCACTACTCCGTTCTGTTACCAAGCAAGGTCTGTGTTTAACTTTGTATATCTGGTGCGCTTATTGTGCTTATCCTAAGTCTGTTATGGTGTATTGCTGGAGTAGTACATGCCAATTTGTCAGAATTACTACCAGTCAATATCATTTAGAAAAGGGGTAAaagtcagattttttttttttaaaggaagAATACCCAAATGCCTTTTCTAGGATTGGAGAACTTCTATGGGGATTGGTCGTTGTATGTTTTCGTTGTTAGATATCTTCTTTCTCATGCttagaaggtttttttttttttcaaaccttAGCTAGGTGTAACTTTATCCCACTTTCATTTAGAATTAGCCAGGATCAAAAGTTTCTCGAGTAGAAGTCTATATCCTGGTCCCCACTTGGACTATGCTAAGCACTATTTAAAGTCTCGTTCCGTGTCGGTCGGCATGGGCGAAATATCTTGTTTCACCTATCGACCCAAGCCACGGGCACTTTTGCACGCACAACACGTGGCTTCTCTTTGAGCACCTTTGCACGCACATATCTTGTTTCACCTATCAGTGGCTTAATTTTTTTGGGCACCATCATTAACTCTCTCTTCTTTTTGCTTCCCCATGTGAGCACCTTCACACGTCCATCATTGCACGATGACATTGCATCATTATCTCGTGAAACCACTATCTTTCATGAGTACCTGCATCAAAACCATGCTAATTCCTCCTTGCTTCATGTCTGCATTGGCTCCTCCTCCCTCCGTGCTAGTTCCTCCTTTGCATCAAAACCATGCTAAAACCCTAGCTCCTTCCCTGGCATCAAAACCACATAAAACCCTAGTTGATATAGGTGAGTCCTCTCCTACTCTTCTTCCGACACCAACATAGCTGATATAGGTTAAGCCTCTCctactcttcttcctcttctctcaaCATCAACTGACACTGGTGTTCTTCCTCctccccttccccttccccttctcttcctTGAGCACACCATTGGCACCAATGATACTGTGTTGAGCCGATCAATGATGGGAACTCAGGCATGGTCAGTTACCATTAATGGCGCTCTAAATTAGTTACTAATTACAATTTTTTATTGCCTTGCCTGTTATAGTGAGCTAATTAACTCTTGACCATTGTATCTGATGATGTATCTCGACCATATCATTGTCACGCCTTTCAGTTCTAACGTCATCTAGTATAAGCAAAAGAACAGTTTCATCACATATTGCTTTGTAAATTAATCACTCAAATGCCTCATTGCCAAGTTTCTGATTGCCTTAGAAACCTAAGGTCTCTTGACCATAACTACCCAAATATCTCATTATAAGTGTCTGATTTCTGGGGCATCATTTAATCATTGCTTCTGTTTCTTCAGACAAATGACTACTGTGCTGTTCCTCAGCAGCTGAAAGATCAAGTGAGTGAAAGGTTTCCTGGAGCTAGGCGAGCCATACTGAAGACAGGTGGtgatttccctttcctttctcgTCCAGATGAGGTGAACCTATACCTTCAGGTACTGGCAATCTCTTAATTGATTACTTTCCTATTCCAAATTCTGGCTTTTATTACATGGTAAGAAATGGGCAGCTCCATCTAAGACGAGTAGGGGTTGAAGCACAGCTAGATAATCAACCAGGAACTTCGAAAGATGATGGTGCTGATCAGTCCACTGATGATAACCAGGGGGGAAACAATTTTGACAGTCTTCCTGGACAAAGAAATGACGGAGCTAATGATGGTGCCTATCAACCCAAAACTTCTGGACAAAATGGGGATAACAATGGTTCTGATGAAACCAAATCATCGGGCCCTAACACAGACAACACCAGTGGAAGTGTTTTAAGCAGTGAAGACATTGGCATCATGAAGGAATTCATGGCCTTCCAACTGCTTGTCCAAGCATCGCTCTTCCCTGTAATTCTGCAACACCAAATGGGTGCATTCTCTGTCAGTTGTAAAATGTTGTTCAATGTTTAGAGACTTTGTTTAGCATACAAATTTCTTGTGCAGTTGTAGTTATGGGTTCATACATACAAGTAATTACatgaatttgttttaaaaaacatGCTCTGAGAAAAATGTGGTGAGCTCATTTCAGTCGTGTGATTATTTTGGTTTCATTTTTTTGGTTAAAGCAAATGAATTGCTTACAGGCTGCTTTGAATTTGTATTATGTTCAATAAAAACTGAGAAGAGTACCAACTTACAGTTTCCCACAAAATGACGAAACAGACTGTTTGCATATCATGCTGTATAGAGAAGATAGTTCCACTGATGATCCTACTTTGTGGAGAATTAGCTGCTCTTGTTATCATCATTTGTAGGAAAACTTGCATCATTTTTTTTAGGCAATCCACATGTTCAAGTTCTTCATGAGGCAGATGAACTTCCTTCCTAGTTTGCCTATTGGATAAATTCAGAATACAATTTATGCATACTTAGAACCCCATCTCTAGATTATTCATCTTATTTGGACTTGGAATCTTTTTTATTATTCCTTTGCATTGTGGGGTTGCATCATCATTTTTTCGCACAAGGCAAGTATATATTGAACTAAAAATATGGACATATACATCCAAGCACAACTTCACAAAGAGATTACTAAAAGTTCGCACGGCAAGTTGATATCACTCGCCTTcctattattatttctttattaaaAGCAAACGTTGCAACCAATTATTTATAAAAAGAGATGGCATCTAAGATCTTCAACTTAGAATCATATAACAAAACTTAGCATCCTTTTGACAGCATCGTAGTCCGGCCTTCAAATGAGTCCCTAGCCATCATCTTCTAGTTTCAACTGGTAGACAACAAAGATATTCAGAGATCTAATCAACACCCACATCCTAAGAAGTGAGTGACATAAACCACATGGGCGCTCCATGAGCCTATGGTTATGTGGTTGCTTGCCCATAGGCTCGAAGCTCATTGCTAGCTTGTATTGCTGCATTGTCCACCTCCCAATTGCCACATCGCCCATTGCACTTGAGCTACTACACCATCGTGTTGCCAATGAACAATGTTTgttttcctcctcctccttgtgCGTGGAGCAATAGTAGCCCCCTTGCATGGGATCCTCCTCGACGGGTCATTCTGAAAAATTCAACTAGATTTTCTCATTTCGAACTTTTTTCATAGGTGAAAAAACCACTTAGCTTACAAGATGATTACTATGATGCTTAAGGAGTAAGGGAAAGAGTGTTTAAGTATGATAGAACGTGTTGTAAGTGGTCCCAAAAGTAATGTGGGGTCGATAGTTAAAATGATATAACAGTTAAAGTCAAGGTTATAtaacagtcaaagtcaaggtgagatAGAAGTCAAAGTGAGGAGGTACGTAGCCGAACATACCACTTTCAACAGGGCTCAACTCTCCTCCACTCCTGGGCATGGTTCCCAACATACATCCGACCGACTCCAAAGCCAGTCGAACCTCCAGGGCTCAGCTCCTCATGAACATAGCTCCCAACATACATCCGACCGACCCTAGAGCCAGTCGGACCTCTGGGGCTCAACTTTCCACTCCTTATGGATATGACTCCCAGCATACATCCAACCGGCCCCATAGCCGGTCAGACGTCCGGAACTCAATtctccacttctcatgggcatgtcTCCGAGCATATATCTGACCAGCCCCAGAGCCTGTCGGACCTCCAGGGCATACCTTCCCACTTCTTGTGTGCATGACTCCCAACATACATCCGATTCATTCCAGAGCCGATTGAACATTCAtggctcagctccccacttctcatgggcatgactcccaacatACATCTAAccagccctagagccgatcaaaCCTTTAGGCTCAGCTCTCCACTCCTCATAGACATGACTTCTAGCATACATCCGATCGACCCCAGAGCTGATCGGATCTCCGGGGCTCAATTCCCCACTTCTCATAGGTATGACTCTTAACATACATTTGATCGATCCTAGAGCTGGTCGAATCTccaaggtgttggttgctactcggaaaacctagaggttccactgtacaaaaattttgtacaaaggtctgaaccttttcctagctaccatgtgttcttttaaattaaattttggatcgcctgcggaacttaacacgtttgatccaaaacttaatctattcgttcttttagcttttgacttgggtctcctgccgaacttaacacgttcgaccaaaatcaccttaagttattaattcctttaaatattaatttccataattggttcccagtactgacgtggcgaggcacatggccttcttggatatgggagcaaccaccaccgactagacaaaaccttttatggaaagctaatatttaatttcctaaaataactttaggttaaccgaaaagaacaatcaaatcacaagggaaaaaaaaagaacacaacatcgaaaaacatattcgaaatactagaatcgcatgcctcttgtatttgatattatttccaaaaataactagtatgatgcagaaagaaaaattactagttataccttttagaaagacctcttgatcttctaccgtattcctcttctaacctcagacgttgtgtgggcaacgatcttccgagatgagaaaccaccaaagcaccttcttttcctttcttcaaatttcggccaagcacaaagcttccaaaagatgaagatcttttccaccaaccaagctccaagggatgtaagctttctctccttctttctcaagctagatccggccaccaattaaaactccatgagcatgaagaggttcggccacaaagagaagaagaagagaagaagaaagtgttggagcaatcccaatggtccgcgggaccatgtgttttggtgtttgggcaaagggtttaagttaggtttacccttgttatttgatatgtgtacttgagttgtgcaggactgcaggtgacacatatgactcaggttgacggcttcgggtccggtaaaggatggagcatccgagggaccgtggacaaggcagcgaggacaagggccgagggaagcgacttcgaggcatacgcgaaggatggcattggggacgagccgcgggcttggatgcatccgagggacgagagccaaaggaagtaagcttgaaggcaagaggtcaaggctgcaaagaagagtcaaatgagtcgtgagggtacgagtgcatgagagattgtactcggagtaaaatcatagttttagggttttactgtagcggtactgtagcagttactgtagcgcactgtagcagttactgtagcgtactgtagcagacagccgttgagatagccgttgggctggcaccagtcgactggtgcaaggaccagtcgactggtaacgggcaaatcaggttctgatttgttccaagctctataagaaggagcttggtatggccggccaaggcgacgaaattagacttggttaaagcctaattagtagtcatctagtgctctagcaatccaagtgttcttgatcgagttgtggcgaggtttctccaccgacaaggaggattgtgctagccggagtttccggggactaatccaccgacggattgagggatcgtccaccttacggacaaccgtggagtaggagcatcatctccgaaccacgttacatcgacgtgtattggtttgcttgttcttttccttgtctttagctttcgtattcgtaattagtatttgtatttccgcttgcgcactaacgaatacgtaggaagctaacgatttgggggtgccgtctatccaaccccccttcaagccggccaccgatcctccaacagaaagggccggccacaccaccaaggaaaagagggagaaaaatagaatagagtccttagccttgaagcctcctctaccccctcttttataatccttggtcttggcaaatatggaaaatttaataaaaacttccttaattcttttgccattgaaaaggaaaatttatttaattaaaaacaattttccttttcaattttgcaatggccggccacaccaagaaatctccaagcaaataaaattttaaacaccaattaaaacttccttatttgcttccggaaatttataaaaatttctcaataatttttatcccttcatgattggtttataaaaaggaaatttaataaattaaaatctttcttttaaacatgtggataaaaagaaagttatctttataaattaaaatctcttttaatctacaaataaggaaagatatcaaatcttttcttaatcttttgtagaaacttataaaagagaatatttaattttaaactctcttttaaatcatgaacatgattaaaaaaggaaagttttcttaaaatttaaaatcctcctttaatcaacaaataaggaaagatttcaaattttaaactctctttcaaacatgtagatgatttacaaataaggaaagtttttaccaaaaattaaaaccatccttttaaactacaaataaggaaagagattaatctcttctcttaatcttttgtagaaagctataaaaggaaatttttaatttttaaactctcttttaaaatcatgatatccacataagaaataattttaataaaaatcttttttaatattctagtggccggccacctaagcttgggacccaagctttggccggccacctacatgactcatccacttgatcttggccggccctagcttgggttccaagctagattggccggccccattggatgggtaagaaagtgggtatgcggtgggtataaatctctatatactagaggctacgataaggaccgagaggaggaattggttttggtctcccgatgaaattaagcatcccgtgttcgccccgaacacataacttaatttcatcaataataattcattctactaaagaactattattgaactaccgcaccaattccaaattatattttgggctccttcttattatgagtgtgttagtctccctgtgtttaagataacaaatgtccattaattaagttactgacaactcacttaattaatatctagctccaagagtagtaccactcaacttcatcgtcatgtcggactaagtccacctgcagggtttaacatgacaatccttatgagctcctcttggggacattctcaacctagattactaggacacagtttccttctataatcaacaacacacactataagtgatatc contains:
- the LOC122007882 gene encoding maspardin-like isoform X2 — protein: MKAGVSQAPGDYVYFKSQVPLHKISIGNKQWRYYDFGPKSVPPLICIPGIAGTADVYYKQIMSLSIKGYRVISVDIPRIWNHMEWVQSFEKFLDTLSIYHIHLYGTSLGGFLALVFAQHRPRRVKSLVLSNTFLETHKFAAAMPWSPIVNWTPAFLLKRYILSGIRDGSHEPFIADSIDFVVGQVEILSSDDLSSRLKLNVNAASVGPLSLSDSFITIMDQLKDQVSERFPGARRAILKTGGDFPFLSRPDEVNLYLQLHLRRVGVEAQLDNQPGTSKDDGADQSTDDNQGGNNFDSLPGQRNDGANDGAYQPKTSGQNGDNNGSDETKSSGPNTDNTSGSVLSSEDIGIMKEFMAFQLLVQASLFPVILQHQMGAFSVSCKMLFNV
- the LOC122007882 gene encoding maspardin-like isoform X3 — translated: MKAGVSQAPGDYVYFKSQVPLHKISIGNKQWRYYDFGPKSVPPLICIPGIAGTADVYYKQIMSLSIKGYRVISVDIPRIWNHMEWVQSFEKFLDTLSIYHIHLYGTSLGGFLALVFAQHRPRRVKSLVLSNTFLETHKFAAAMPWSPIVNWTPAFLLKRYILSGIRDGSHEPFIADSIDFVVGQVEILSSDDLSSRLKLNVNAASVGPLSLSDSFITIMDLKDQVSERFPGARRAILKTGGDFPFLSRPDEVNLYLQLHLRRVGVEAQLDNQPGTSKDDGADQSTDDNQGGNNFDSLPGQRNDGANDGAYQPKTSGQNGDNNGSDETKSSGPNTDNTSGSVLSSEDIGIMKEFMAFQLLVQASLFPVILQHQMGAFSVSCKMLFNV
- the LOC122007882 gene encoding maspardin-like isoform X1 translates to MKAGVSQAPGDYVYFKSQVPLHKISIGNKQWRYYDFGPKSVPPLICIPGIAGTADVYYKQIMSLSIKGYRVISVDIPRIWNHMEWVQSFEKFLDTLSIYHIHLYGTSLGGFLALVFAQHRPRRVKSLVLSNTFLETHKFAAAMPWSPIVNWTPAFLLKRYILSGIRDGSHEPFIADSIDFVVGQVEILSSDDLSSRLKLNVNAASVGPLSLSDSFITIMDTNDYCAVPQQLKDQVSERFPGARRAILKTGGDFPFLSRPDEVNLYLQLHLRRVGVEAQLDNQPGTSKDDGADQSTDDNQGGNNFDSLPGQRNDGANDGAYQPKTSGQNGDNNGSDETKSSGPNTDNTSGSVLSSEDIGIMKEFMAFQLLVQASLFPVILQHQMGAFSVSCKMLFNV
- the LOC122007882 gene encoding maspardin-like isoform X4; protein product: MSLSIKGYRVISVDIPRIWNHMEWVQSFEKFLDTLSIYHIHLYGTSLGGFLALVFAQHRPRRVKSLVLSNTFLETHKFAAAMPWSPIVNWTPAFLLKRYILSGIRDGSHEPFIADSIDFVVGQVEILSSDDLSSRLKLNVNAASVGPLSLSDSFITIMDTNDYCAVPQQLKDQVSERFPGARRAILKTGGDFPFLSRPDEVNLYLQLHLRRVGVEAQLDNQPGTSKDDGADQSTDDNQGGNNFDSLPGQRNDGANDGAYQPKTSGQNGDNNGSDETKSSGPNTDNTSGSVLSSEDIGIMKEFMAFQLLVQASLFPVILQHQMGAFSVSCKMLFNV